AGCGGTTGCATAGGCTTTTTAAAATCAGAGTTTTCAATATTTCCTTCCCTTATCATCAACTGACAAGCATTATCTTGTATCTTATTGTACGACAGGGCCAACTCGTCAAGCTCAATCATGCCACTAACAACTCCATCGATCTCTCCACCAGTAAATTTAAATGCCGGCACCTTGTGAGATAACATGTATAGATTTCTTGGGGATATGTCAAATATCAATGGATTCCCATCTTCGCTTTCTCTGTGAAAGATGTTCTTAAAGCCATCCACTTTCGACAAACAAGCAGCTTCACCTcctaaaatttttgaaaaatctgaAAGGATCTCAATAAACTTAAATTTGCATCCCCTGAACTTTTCAGGATTATACGACCAGTCATCAAGGTCCCAGTCTTCATAAAGTGCCCATACTTCACCCATTTTCGGGTAAATTTCAAATTGTTCTTCTGTCACTCCCGGAACCCACGAACACATACAGGAAAATACAAGTGGATTGCTTATTATCTGTTCACTCGAATCCAGATCCAGGCAGAAAGATCCACAAGCAACAGGCAAACCTGCATCGcaccatcttctttcatgtaAGGTAATAGGAACTGGTTTTAACCAAGTAAAACGAACCTCAGATTTTGAAATGGCATTAATTTGTGCATATAGATAGTTTTGATCGTTTTCCAAGTGATAATAAACAGCCCATATTTGCCCTATTTTAAAGCTCTCCACAGTTTTATTGACCTCAAAGTTGAAGAAGTCTTGATCCGGTTTTTTATATACAACATCCTTCTTAGACCAAGAAGAATTGCTTGTCCTAGGTGGTGGCCCAAGTGAGGAGTTCAGATCATCAATTGACAAGTCCATGTCTTCCCTTGTATTCCCTTCAGAGTTCAAATCAGAGGAAACTACACTGGAGTCTTGAGAACTAACCACAGCATATTGTTTATTACTATAACCAGTAGCTTCAAGCATATGTCCCAAATCGTCAGCCCTCTCTTCCTGCGCATGCATTGATACACCTGCTGCATTTTGCACAGTGCAACCTTGAGCAGAAGAATGTACTAAAGGAATTTGAGCATTAACGCCTGCCTCGTCATGCAAACATGGTTCTGATGGTGAGGGGTTAACAAATGATTCAAGCTCATCCCAACTACATGCTCGCTTTGAGTCAAATATTAAACGCTTTACCCTGTCAGAAAGCACGGAGTACGCCTCATCCACGAACTTAAGAGCCAGCGCAGCACCAGAGAACTTGCCCTTGATAGGTTGCAGCAGATTTAGGAGTTTATCATACTGCTGTTTCAAATCAATGGACGAGGCTGCGGGCATAATATTAAGAACCCAATAATAATCAGTTTCATATCCCGGAACTCTATTTTTAGAAGCCGAGAGTATATCGCAAACAGTCAGCATAGCATTGATATGATCCAGTGGTGGAAAAAGTTGTTTTGCCTTCAATAATTTTTCCCTTGCACCCACATAATCATTGCCTGCTATCAACTTTTCCGCCTCAGCTTTTTCTCGCAGAGCCTCCACTTTGTTATACATCTCTTAGTCAGTTTACTGTTGTTACCTAGAAACTTCTGCAATTAGCATAGCTGATAAAGTTCAGTAGAGAGAAAAACTACTAGGCCTAGGTGTTCTCTATGACAGTTGTATAGGACCCACACAAGATACGACTAATTCAGTAAAACTTCATGGTAAAGAAAGTAAAGGATGGATATTACAAAAGTAGGtttaaataatattttcataACGTATCTATTATGATCAGTATATTCAGCTACAGCTTTTTCATACTTATTAGTTGCATTTTAAAAAGGAAATGAATAGTTTCTAGTGGATACAAAATTAACGAACCCCAGAACCCTACAAAGTTTTCTTATCTCATTTAATGCATGTCGCTGAAGAAGAAACGCCAAATTTTGAAATCTTTAGTTGTATAGTTTTTTTTCAGTCAAAAAGCCTACAGAATAAACTAAGACATCTATATGGTAAGAACTGGTTACTATCAATTTTACCATCAATTTTCATAAAGAGTGGATGCTTTATGCAAGAACATTCAGAAAATTAATTTTCGTCAGAATTACTGACATTGTAGATCCATAAAAAGAGTCTAGATGTAAAATATGCAGTGcattaaattgttttgataagcACTTGCGGATTTGAAACACTGGCCTTTTCATACACAAAAAGAAATAACAACACAACCATTGATTGACCACGTACAACACTATTTATTGACTTACGTATGAGGTTACATGTTACTAGTTAGGTCAGATATCTTAACTTGAAATCACTACAGACAGAAAACTCACActaccacacacagacacagaacTGAAATAGATAAACCTCGTAAAGGCCCGTCTGTCTACAATCCGCCCACACTCCATAATCATCCCTCATCATTTGCACCTTAACCAAATTTAACCTTTCTAGGTCAAACAAAATAAATTTCTCAATGCATGCATCAAACCAAACAAAATGAGCCCACAATAAAACTATACATCAATAGAAATTACAAGCTAAGATAAACAGATCACATTCTCGAATGCATGTCCTTCAATTCAAGGGCAAAAAAAGGCAAATCTTGATAAACATATAATAACATTTTGTCTTCATTCTCAATTACCACATACAATTTATGCTCATCAAACTCAAAATCAAAATGGGCATAGACCAAATAAATTAAACAAGCAGTAATTAACAAAATTGCACAAGACAATTGAGTATAAAATTACACAAACAAACAATCAGTAGCAAAAAAGTATAAAAATCAAAACTTTAAACAACAAAAAATCAAGAATTGAGCTGAAAGGTAAAATCAACAGTGAAAAAAACTCACATTCTGCAATTAATGGTTGCTTATACATTAAAATGGAAGATAGGGTTGATCCGAGAAGAACCCAATTGGGGAAAATGATAGATACAACATATATGTATGTAAGTATAATTGAGGAGAACAAACTGTGTCGGAAGTTTTTTTCTTGTGGGTTTTTGTGCGTGAGGCAACGGAGATTGCTCTTTGTACTTGGACACAATAGTAGACTATATTTTACTACTTCTAAGTTTTAACTGCCGTTATCATTTTTCTTACTGTCCCCTTTTTCACCACTTCAAATGTCTAATATGCCCTTTGGAGGAGAAGGCGAGATATCTTTCTTTTTTTACCGGTATTGTTCCCTTTTCACCCcttaactagcataataacccgtgcgaggcacgggttattttctagagtttttttatacatcatgcaatcataatatttgtaaagcaattccaacaatatccttatataggctctttcaaatttttgaaaaaatggagataaaatttctctccaacaagctCCATGTCCCCCTCTATAACATTAAGAGCTTCGAATGCTTCCTCACTTTTAGAGTGAATAtcccctcaactattattatattatatttttcttacccgttattttatatttaatgaatgaatataaacatggtagtaagtgtacgtttaaaacgaaacaattaaacttaatatgtagaatgtcgttagtatgtttacaaataaaaaactacaaattaacatatatgttgaatatagagttgaccaaaatcttgaattttatttaaataaactatatgtactgctctatattattaccgagttcactactaacttacaattaatttactcagtttaaaaagataaaaaatgcataactgaagtcagaatgacctacaatcataatatacaataatgtaaaatttacattattgttaatattaaagtcgattttaatgaaaaatattagtttttgaaattcaacgcaTGTATGTATGGCAAAC
This sequence is a window from Apium graveolens cultivar Ventura chromosome 9, ASM990537v1, whole genome shotgun sequence. Protein-coding genes within it:
- the LOC141687182 gene encoding uncharacterized protein LOC141687182 codes for the protein MYNKVEALREKAEAEKLIAGNDYVGAREKLLKAKQLFPPLDHINAMLTVCDILSASKNRVPGYETDYYWVLNIMPAASSIDLKQQYDKLLNLLQPIKGKFSGAALALKFVDEAYSVLSDRVKRLIFDSKRACSWDELESFVNPSPSEPCLHDEAGVNAQIPLVHSSAQGCTVQNAAGVSMHAQEERADDLGHMLEATGYSNKQYAVVSSQDSSVVSSDLNSEGNTREDMDLSIDDLNSSLGPPPRTSNSSWSKKDVVYKKPDQDFFNFEVNKTVESFKIGQIWAVYYHLENDQNYLYAQINAISKSEVRFTWLKPVPITLHERRWCDAGLPVACGSFCLDLDSSEQIISNPLVFSCMCSWVPGVTEEQFEIYPKMGEVWALYEDWDLDDWSYNPEKFRGCKFKFIEILSDFSKILGGEAACLSKVDGFKNIFHRESEDGNPLIFDISPRNLYMLSHKVPAFKFTGGEIDGVVSGMIELDELALSYNKIQDNACQLMIREGNIENSDFKKPMQPLPPVMRSSQCTTLGPKWSVNDFSTGQVWAAYYGEDLMPRRYARLNSVVSEDEVSVTFLEPQLDCSYDFNLKKVMVPVVCGTFQAKETNVNLNISQLSHQVRCQMSTMRPLYKIYPMKGEVWAMYQNWSCKWGPGDYENYKCWIVEVLSDFSTDERMVVVKLGEVKGCLTFFQRTQRDGFDMSRVVLKTDILSFSHQIPAFRVPGIGRYGIPENSWHLEPNVLPPPFRK